Proteins found in one Oribacterium sp. oral taxon 102 genomic segment:
- a CDS encoding ATP-binding protein translates to MALSNSQFNEIMRVYGERQLRSYRALRARQEQAYRDIPELRTLDQAIVAESVKAAEALRNGDRSRKERLPERIGEISAEKRRVLREHRLPENYLEQQYSCEDCKDTGFVNGQKCHCFRAMQLRLLYRQSNVTDIVQRENFTSFNPLIFDNREPLPQAGGQTNRAYMESVRKYLRSWCENFSKQGGNLILMGNPGTGKTFLINCVTKELLDRGHSVIYLSSTDLFESLHPGGREEQEQALSEAIMETELLVIDDLGTEFVNSFTTSRLFYIINQRMVMRRSVLISTNLSFRTMQDSYSDRIVSRIMSDYEIIPLYGRDQRL, encoded by the coding sequence ATGGCATTAAGTAATTCTCAATTCAATGAAATCATGCGGGTCTACGGGGAACGGCAGCTCCGAAGCTACCGTGCGCTTCGCGCGCGGCAGGAGCAGGCATACCGGGATATCCCGGAGCTTCGCACGCTGGATCAGGCAATCGTAGCGGAGTCGGTGAAGGCGGCGGAGGCGCTGCGGAACGGCGACCGCAGTCGGAAGGAGCGCCTGCCGGAGCGGATAGGGGAGATCAGCGCGGAGAAGCGCCGGGTGCTCCGGGAGCACAGACTGCCGGAAAATTATCTGGAGCAGCAGTACAGCTGCGAGGACTGTAAGGATACCGGCTTCGTAAACGGGCAGAAGTGCCACTGCTTCCGGGCAATGCAGCTCCGGCTTCTGTACCGGCAGTCCAATGTCACGGATATCGTGCAGCGGGAAAATTTCACTTCTTTTAATCCCTTGATTTTTGACAACCGGGAGCCTTTGCCGCAGGCAGGCGGACAGACCAACCGTGCGTATATGGAGTCGGTCAGGAAATATCTGCGGAGCTGGTGTGAGAACTTTTCGAAGCAGGGGGGAAACCTGATCCTGATGGGGAATCCGGGCACCGGCAAGACCTTTCTGATCAACTGCGTGACGAAGGAGCTGCTCGACCGGGGACACAGCGTCATTTATTTGAGCAGCACAGACCTCTTCGAGAGCCTGCACCCCGGGGGACGGGAAGAGCAGGAGCAGGCGCTTTCGGAGGCGATTATGGAGACGGAGCTGCTGGTGATTGACGATCTCGGCACGGAATTCGTGAATTCCTTCACGACCTCGCGCCTTTTCTACATTATCAACCAGCGAATGGTGATGCGGAGGTCGGTGCTGATCTCGACGAACCTTTCCTTCCGGACGATGCAGGACAGCTATTCGGATCGTATCGTCTCACGGATCATGTCCGATTATGAAATCATTCCGCTCTACGGGAGGGATCAGAGACTGTAG
- a CDS encoding DnaD domain-containing protein, giving the protein MGTNIEDKLAVKATCISNEFLDKFMAEANGDYVKVYLYMLRHCGEKFNIKEAADALMLTDNDIERAVRYWEKMGVFSDGAGQCVESEIRTEAAFARSEELLSERASEDVSEEAQTERVQSEEEFAGVLFVAKHVLPGLPSQKQVETLEYMYRQLGMNAELIEFLLEYCAGLEKTSSRYMETVAINWHEQGIRTVKQAQQLIREFERRKSQPRKSVTKPNRFMNLEKSEVDYDSIAQKKVLERMNGIK; this is encoded by the coding sequence ATGGGGACGAATATCGAGGACAAGCTGGCTGTAAAGGCGACCTGCATTTCGAATGAATTTCTGGATAAATTTATGGCGGAGGCGAACGGGGACTATGTGAAGGTTTATCTCTATATGCTCCGTCACTGCGGTGAAAAATTCAATATCAAGGAGGCTGCGGACGCCCTGATGCTTACGGACAATGATATCGAGCGGGCGGTTCGCTACTGGGAGAAGATGGGCGTATTCTCCGACGGTGCGGGACAGTGTGTCGAGAGTGAGATTCGGACGGAGGCGGCTTTTGCGCGGTCGGAGGAGCTGCTCTCGGAGAGAGCGTCGGAGGATGTGTCCGAGGAGGCACAGACAGAGCGGGTGCAGTCAGAGGAGGAGTTCGCCGGCGTGCTTTTCGTGGCGAAGCATGTACTTCCGGGGCTTCCGTCCCAGAAGCAGGTAGAGACGCTGGAATATATGTACCGGCAGCTTGGGATGAATGCGGAGCTGATCGAATTTCTGCTGGAATACTGTGCGGGCTTGGAGAAGACCTCCTCCCGCTATATGGAGACGGTAGCGATCAACTGGCACGAGCAGGGGATCCGGACAGTAAAACAGGCGCAGCAGCTGATCCGTGAGTTCGAGCGCAGGAAATCGCAGCCGCGGAAGTCCGTGACGAAGCCGAATCGCTTTATGAATCTGGAAAAGAGCGAGGTTGATTATGACAGCATCGCACAGAAGAAAGTACTGGAACGGATGAATGGCATTAAGTAA
- a CDS encoding ACP S-malonyltransferase, with amino-acid sequence MAKTAFIFPGQGAQYSGMGKALAVSSPAAAAVFDKGEQLRPGIRELCFHGTEEELRQTRNAQPCLFLTELAAARALEEAGFQAAAAAGFSLGELSAVCAAGLLPLERALPLVLLRGELMEKAAAAQPAFMAAVLRLENERVEELAAGFRAVYPVNYNCPGQLTVSGAKEEEDDFLRAVREAGGRAVPLKVSGGFHSPFMRSAAEAFSSLLSEESFAALQYPIYSNLTGRRYDSSPQELLSAQICSPVRWESIIRQMLASGIDTFVELGPGSTLSGMVQRIDRTVRTLHVEDAESLRSTVSALR; translated from the coding sequence ATGGCAAAAACGGCATTTATCTTTCCGGGACAGGGCGCGCAGTACAGCGGGATGGGAAAAGCGCTTGCGGTATCCTCTCCCGCGGCGGCAGCGGTCTTTGACAAAGGAGAGCAGCTGAGGCCGGGGATACGGGAGCTTTGCTTCCATGGCACGGAGGAGGAGCTCCGGCAGACGAGGAATGCGCAGCCCTGTCTCTTTCTTACAGAGCTTGCGGCGGCGAGGGCTCTTGAGGAGGCGGGATTTCAGGCAGCGGCGGCAGCGGGCTTTTCCCTCGGGGAGCTGTCCGCAGTCTGTGCAGCAGGGCTGCTCCCGCTGGAGCGCGCCCTCCCGCTGGTGCTTTTAAGAGGTGAGCTGATGGAGAAGGCAGCGGCGGCACAGCCCGCCTTCATGGCGGCAGTGCTCCGCTTGGAGAATGAGCGGGTGGAGGAGCTTGCGGCAGGCTTTCGGGCGGTCTATCCGGTGAATTATAACTGTCCGGGGCAGCTCACGGTCTCCGGCGCGAAGGAAGAGGAGGACGATTTTCTGCGTGCAGTCAGGGAGGCAGGCGGCAGAGCCGTCCCGCTGAAGGTCAGCGGCGGCTTCCATTCCCCGTTCATGCGGTCGGCAGCCGAAGCCTTTTCTTCGCTGCTGTCTGAGGAGAGCTTTGCTGCGCTACAGTATCCGATTTACTCGAATCTGACGGGACGAAGGTATGACAGCTCGCCGCAGGAGCTGCTGTCTGCGCAGATCTGCTCGCCGGTACGCTGGGAGAGCATCATCCGGCAGATGCTCGCCTCCGGCATCGATACCTTCGTGGAGCTGGGACCGGGAAGCACTCTCTCCGGCATGGTACAGCGGATCGACAGAACGGTGCGGACGCTTCATGTGGAGGATGCGGAGAGCCTGCGCAGTACGGTTTCTGCTCTGCGATGA
- a CDS encoding 3-oxoacyl-ACP reductase family protein, with protein sequence MLKDKVTIVTGASGGIGTAICEKLAAEGAQLAMLYRGNREAAESLAAALTERFGVQARCYRCEISDFSESGRIAAEIRKDFGRVDCLVNNAGITRDRLILTMREEDYDAVLDTNLKGAFNMIRHVSPLLLRNRGGHIVNISSVSGLFGNAGQSNYSASKAGLIGLTKAVARELAPKGIFCNAVAPGFIETKMTAEPSERERALIDSIPLRRMGRAEEVAEAVAFLLGSSYITGETLRVDGGIAM encoded by the coding sequence ATGTTAAAGGATAAGGTAACGATCGTTACGGGCGCCTCCGGCGGCATCGGCACGGCGATCTGCGAGAAACTCGCAGCGGAGGGCGCGCAGCTCGCGATGCTGTACCGGGGAAACAGGGAGGCGGCGGAGTCGCTCGCGGCGGCGCTTACGGAGCGATTCGGCGTGCAGGCACGCTGCTATCGCTGCGAGATTTCTGATTTTTCGGAGAGCGGCAGAATCGCTGCGGAGATCCGGAAGGATTTCGGACGCGTCGACTGTCTCGTGAACAACGCGGGTATCACACGGGACAGGCTGATCCTTACGATGAGGGAGGAGGACTACGATGCGGTGCTCGATACCAACCTGAAGGGCGCCTTCAACATGATCCGTCATGTGAGTCCTCTGCTGCTTCGGAACCGAGGCGGGCATATCGTGAATATCAGCTCGGTCTCCGGACTCTTCGGCAATGCCGGACAGTCCAACTACAGCGCCTCGAAGGCAGGACTGATCGGGCTGACGAAGGCGGTCGCGCGGGAGCTCGCGCCGAAAGGCATTTTCTGCAATGCTGTCGCACCGGGCTTTATTGAGACGAAAATGACGGCAGAGCCTAGCGAGAGGGAGCGCGCCCTCATTGACAGTATCCCGCTTCGGCGCATGGGGAGAGCGGAGGAGGTCGCGGAGGCGGTCGCCTTCCTGCTCGGCAGCAGCTATATTACCGGAGAGACACTGCGCGTAGACGGCGGCATCGCGATGTGA
- a CDS encoding ribose-phosphate pyrophosphokinase: MSDSRTSEFIEQIPVGPLALMPLKSIEGLGQKVNAYLAEWRKERESEHKHTIAFNGYQKDNYIVPTKISRFGSGEGKGTILESVRGKDIYLMVDVMNYSITYSIFGHVNHMSPDDHYADLKRLIAATTGKAKRINVIMPFMYESRQHKRSSRESLDCALMLQELHDLGVENFLTFDAHDPRVMNAIPRDSFDNVSCTYQFIKALLNHVGDLDIDKNHMMVISPDEGGMNRAIYYANVLGIDMGMFYKRRDYTQVVNGRNPIVAHEFLGTDVEGKDVLIIDDMISSGESLIDTAKELKERRARRVYACCTFGLFTNGLERFDGAYAAGVLDGVLTTNLIYQTPELLEREWYFNVDMSKYIALLIDNINHDMSISGILDPVAKINAKISAYRKKREEETAQLSLDLK, from the coding sequence ATGTCAGATTCGAGAACGTCGGAGTTCATTGAGCAGATCCCGGTAGGACCTCTGGCGCTGATGCCGCTGAAGTCCATCGAGGGACTGGGGCAGAAGGTCAACGCGTATCTTGCGGAATGGAGGAAGGAGAGGGAGAGCGAGCACAAGCACACGATCGCCTTCAACGGCTACCAGAAGGACAACTACATTGTTCCGACGAAGATCTCCCGCTTCGGCTCCGGCGAGGGCAAGGGGACGATACTGGAGAGTGTCCGCGGCAAGGACATCTACCTTATGGTGGATGTGATGAACTATTCGATCACCTACTCTATCTTCGGACACGTCAATCATATGTCTCCGGATGATCACTATGCGGATCTGAAGCGTCTGATCGCGGCGACGACCGGCAAGGCGAAGCGGATCAATGTCATCATGCCGTTCATGTACGAGTCCCGTCAGCACAAGCGATCCTCCAGAGAGTCGCTGGACTGTGCCCTGATGCTGCAGGAGCTGCACGATCTCGGTGTCGAGAATTTCCTGACCTTCGACGCGCACGATCCGCGTGTAATGAATGCGATCCCGCGGGATTCCTTCGACAACGTTTCCTGCACCTACCAGTTTATCAAGGCGCTTCTGAATCATGTCGGCGATCTGGACATTGACAAGAACCATATGATGGTCATCTCTCCGGATGAGGGCGGTATGAACCGTGCGATCTACTATGCGAACGTGCTCGGCATCGATATGGGTATGTTCTACAAGCGGAGAGACTACACACAGGTTGTGAACGGGCGCAATCCGATCGTGGCGCATGAGTTCCTCGGCACGGATGTGGAGGGGAAGGATGTGCTGATTATCGACGACATGATCTCCTCCGGTGAGTCGCTGATTGATACGGCGAAGGAGCTGAAGGAGCGCAGAGCCCGCCGCGTCTATGCCTGCTGTACCTTTGGGCTTTTCACGAACGGGCTGGAGCGCTTCGACGGCGCGTATGCCGCAGGGGTTCTCGATGGCGTGCTGACGACCAATCTGATCTATCAGACACCGGAGCTTCTGGAGAGAGAATGGTATTTCAATGTGGATATGTCGAAGTATATCGCGCTCCTGATCGACAACATTAACCATGATATGTCGATTTCCGGCATTCTCGATCCGGTGGCGAAGATCAATGCGAAGATCTCGGCATACCGGAAGAAGCGGGAGGAGGAGACTGCGCAGCTCAGCCTCGACTTGAAGTAG
- a CDS encoding acetyl-CoA carboxylase biotin carboxylase subunit yields the protein MFSKILIANRGEIAVRIIRACREMGIKTVQVFSEADRDSLAAALADESYCIGPASVEKSYLNQAQILRTALMTKAEAIHPGYGFLSENAHFAEECRKNGIAFIGPPADFLLRTENKAEMKKEMAAAGLPTIPGSDTLKSREEAIRVAEKMGYPVMLKAVSGGGGKGIRLLYSRGELREAYPLAEAEAKASFGDPSLYLEKYVFPARHIEVQVIADEAGHVLCLGERDCSVQRRHQKLIEETPSAGLDEKSRRKLFQKVTKAVRSMQYTGVGTLEFLLDEQQKLWFMEMNVRLQVEHGITELYTGLDLVKWQIRTAAGVSLPFSEEETRGRGYALECRINALSPGTVQRLHIPGGPFIRFDTALMQGTVVTPFYDSLLGKMMVCAVSREELLRKMKAALCELVIEGVETNIEEQLRFLEDPRFVSGNYDLRFLEG from the coding sequence ATGTTTTCAAAAATACTGATTGCTAATCGCGGCGAGATTGCCGTCCGCATCATTCGCGCCTGTCGGGAAATGGGAATCAAGACCGTGCAGGTTTTTTCCGAGGCAGACCGGGACAGTCTCGCCGCAGCACTCGCCGACGAGAGCTACTGCATCGGTCCGGCTTCGGTGGAGAAGAGCTACCTCAATCAGGCGCAGATTCTTCGCACGGCACTGATGACGAAGGCGGAGGCGATTCATCCGGGCTATGGCTTTCTGTCTGAAAATGCGCATTTTGCGGAGGAATGCCGCAAAAACGGAATTGCCTTTATTGGACCGCCGGCGGATTTCCTGCTCCGCACGGAGAATAAGGCGGAAATGAAGAAGGAGATGGCGGCGGCAGGCCTGCCGACGATTCCCGGCTCCGATACGCTGAAGAGCCGCGAGGAGGCGATTCGCGTTGCGGAGAAGATGGGCTATCCGGTGATGCTGAAGGCGGTTTCCGGCGGCGGCGGAAAGGGCATCCGCCTGCTCTACTCGAGAGGGGAGCTTCGGGAGGCGTACCCGCTTGCGGAGGCGGAAGCGAAGGCAAGCTTCGGCGATCCCTCTCTCTATCTGGAGAAGTATGTCTTCCCGGCACGGCATATCGAGGTGCAGGTCATAGCGGATGAGGCGGGGCATGTGCTTTGTCTCGGTGAACGGGACTGCTCGGTACAGCGGCGGCACCAGAAGCTGATCGAGGAGACCCCCTCCGCCGGACTGGATGAGAAATCCAGAAGGAAGCTCTTCCAGAAGGTGACGAAGGCGGTGCGCAGCATGCAGTATACCGGTGTCGGCACACTGGAATTTCTGCTGGATGAGCAGCAGAAGCTCTGGTTCATGGAGATGAATGTGCGATTGCAGGTGGAGCACGGCATTACAGAACTGTATACCGGGCTTGACCTCGTGAAATGGCAGATCCGTACAGCGGCGGGCGTCTCCCTGCCGTTTTCGGAGGAGGAGACGCGGGGGCGGGGATATGCGCTGGAGTGCCGCATCAACGCACTCTCTCCGGGGACGGTGCAGCGCCTGCATATTCCGGGCGGGCCGTTTATCCGCTTCGATACGGCACTGATGCAGGGCACGGTCGTAACGCCCTTCTATGATTCTCTTTTGGGAAAAATGATGGTCTGTGCCGTAAGCCGCGAGGAGCTGCTTCGGAAAATGAAGGCAGCGCTCTGCGAGCTGGTGATCGAGGGCGTAGAGACCAATATCGAGGAGCAGCTTCGCTTCCTCGAGGATCCGCGATTCGTGAGCGGAAACTATGACCTTCGTTTTCTCGAAGGCTGA
- a CDS encoding acetyl-CoA carboxylase biotin carboxyl carrier protein — translation MSETDIRKYAELMGELGLTGLEINEQKGSIRLERNEGGRAGAGAAAVPAELEAAQQSVASSYTEVKSPIVGIFYQASMENAEPFVKVGDKVKKGDVLAIVEAMKLMNEITAEVDGIVREVCVQNGQAVDYSCTLFRIEEQG, via the coding sequence ATGTCAGAAACAGATATCCGAAAGTATGCGGAGCTTATGGGAGAGCTCGGGCTGACCGGTCTCGAGATCAACGAACAGAAGGGCTCGATTCGCCTCGAAAGAAACGAAGGCGGGAGAGCCGGAGCGGGAGCGGCAGCTGTTCCGGCAGAGCTGGAGGCGGCGCAGCAGAGTGTGGCGTCCTCCTATACGGAGGTAAAGTCCCCGATTGTCGGCATCTTCTATCAGGCGTCGATGGAGAACGCGGAGCCGTTCGTCAAGGTCGGCGATAAGGTGAAGAAGGGCGATGTTCTCGCAATCGTCGAGGCGATGAAGCTGATGAATGAGATCACCGCGGAGGTGGACGGCATCGTCCGCGAGGTTTGCGTGCAGAACGGGCAGGCAGTGGACTACAGCTGCACGCTGTTCCGGATCGAGGAGCAGGGATGA
- a CDS encoding TetR/AcrR family transcriptional regulator: protein MAEEIRESKRQELLEAGVLELDRYGIINFSVRRIAEACHVSPGAPYKHFHNRNEFIAEIIRYNYDRWFAELREIIAAHPRDYRAQIVELLISYVRFLVEHPHFRSLLMVKDDRFDESYRGLRGGLTKLTESIARKYCVQFGIEEEVYYRKVFILRSYMYGAALMFGNGEMEYDEKGIALVRRAAERELDLP, encoded by the coding sequence ATGGCAGAGGAAATTCGGGAAAGCAAGAGGCAGGAGCTGCTGGAGGCGGGGGTACTGGAGCTGGATCGCTACGGCATCATAAATTTTTCGGTGCGGCGGATCGCGGAGGCGTGCCATGTCTCGCCGGGCGCTCCCTACAAGCATTTTCATAACCGGAATGAGTTTATCGCTGAGATTATCCGCTATAATTATGACCGCTGGTTTGCCGAGCTTCGGGAAATCATCGCTGCGCATCCGAGGGATTATCGCGCGCAGATCGTAGAGCTTCTGATTTCCTATGTCCGTTTTCTGGTGGAGCATCCGCACTTCCGCTCGCTCCTGATGGTGAAGGACGATCGCTTCGACGAGAGCTACCGGGGGCTGCGCGGAGGGCTTACGAAGCTGACGGAGAGCATCGCACGGAAATACTGCGTGCAGTTCGGAATCGAGGAGGAGGTCTATTACCGGAAGGTCTTCATTCTGCGCTCCTATATGTACGGCGCTGCCCTGATGTTCGGGAACGGAGAGATGGAATATGACGAAAAGGGGATAGCGCTCGTGCGCCGCGCTGCGGAACGGGAGCTGGATCTGCCGTAG
- the accA gene encoding carboxyltransferase subunit alpha has product MRREKERTAYEIVRAARDGARYTSMDYVRRLFSDFVELHGDRRFADDPAVCAGLGLLGGVAVSFVAIEKGHGAAERQRRNFGAPHPEGYRKALRVMKQAEKFQRPVLAFIDTSGAYCGIGAEERGQGQAIAENMMEMMRLKTPIISVVIGEGGSGGALALGVADRVFMLDSAVYSVISPEGCASILWKDAQEAPRAAESLCLTAKDAKRLGIIEEALSERKEGDEEARYFEGLRERLLFAFRALPSGDMLREERYRRFRQY; this is encoded by the coding sequence ATGAGGAGAGAGAAGGAGAGGACTGCCTATGAGATTGTGAGGGCGGCGAGAGACGGGGCGCGGTATACCTCCATGGACTATGTGCGGCGGCTTTTTTCGGATTTTGTCGAGCTGCACGGTGACCGCCGCTTCGCGGACGATCCGGCGGTCTGTGCAGGTCTCGGGCTGCTCGGTGGAGTGGCGGTCAGCTTCGTCGCGATCGAGAAAGGGCATGGTGCGGCGGAGCGGCAGAGGAGGAACTTTGGCGCACCGCATCCGGAGGGCTATCGAAAGGCCCTCCGCGTGATGAAGCAGGCGGAGAAATTCCAAAGACCCGTGCTTGCCTTCATTGACACCTCGGGAGCCTACTGTGGGATCGGTGCGGAGGAGCGGGGGCAGGGACAGGCGATCGCGGAGAATATGATGGAAATGATGCGTCTGAAAACCCCGATTATTTCCGTTGTGATCGGGGAGGGCGGCAGCGGCGGCGCGCTCGCGCTCGGCGTCGCAGACCGGGTGTTCATGCTGGATTCCGCGGTCTATTCCGTTATCTCGCCGGAGGGCTGCGCGAGCATACTTTGGAAGGATGCGCAGGAGGCGCCCCGCGCGGCGGAGAGCCTGTGTCTTACGGCAAAGGATGCGAAACGGCTCGGGATCATCGAGGAGGCGCTCTCGGAACGGAAAGAGGGGGACGAGGAGGCAAGGTATTTCGAAGGCCTTCGGGAAAGGCTGCTTTTCGCATTCCGCGCGCTCCCTTCGGGAGATATGCTCCGGGAGGAACGTTACCGCAGATTCCGGCAGTATTAA
- a CDS encoding 3-hydroxyacyl-ACP dehydratase FabZ family protein, with amino-acid sequence MRREEIERLLPHRDSMLLLNRLERNGDYAEGELDIQGTEWFLNGHFPGFPVVPGVIQCEILAQSACALIPALSEDNARIPMYTGLDKVRFRAPVYPGDCFRTRCRITRSRANFYFIEGKGYVGDRLCISAEFSFAIVEKKDVFKNTDC; translated from the coding sequence ATGAGACGGGAAGAGATTGAAAGGCTGCTCCCCCACAGGGACAGCATGCTGCTGCTGAACCGGCTCGAGAGAAACGGGGACTATGCAGAGGGGGAGCTGGATATTCAGGGGACGGAATGGTTTCTGAACGGTCATTTCCCCGGGTTCCCGGTCGTTCCCGGCGTGATCCAGTGTGAGATCCTTGCGCAGTCCGCCTGCGCGCTGATCCCGGCACTTTCCGAGGACAATGCGAGGATTCCGATGTATACGGGCCTTGATAAGGTACGCTTCCGCGCTCCGGTTTATCCGGGGGACTGCTTCCGTACGAGGTGCAGGATCACGCGGAGCAGGGCAAACTTCTATTTTATAGAAGGAAAGGGCTATGTAGGGGACAGGCTCTGCATCAGCGCAGAGTTTTCCTTTGCCATCGTGGAGAAGAAGGATGTTTTCAAAAATACTGATTGCTAA
- a CDS encoding acetyl-CoA carboxylase carboxyltransferase subunit beta, whose amino-acid sequence MAFLKFRLRAKNELEKGGRRRKRESGRDCPNCHRFLSEEVLSMRQFVCDCGYHFRMKARRRIQLLADSGSFREYFSELSAQDPLGFPGYAEKLEKARLLSGEEEGVVCGRAEIDGNPCFLFAMEGEFMMGSMGSVVGEKITRLMEEATKERLPLVGCTMSGGARMQEGLLSLMQMAKTAGALKIHSDAGLFSLMLLCNPTAGGVTASFAMGADITLAEPGATICFAGARVIEETLHKPLPKGFQTAEFLLEHGFLDEIVERGQEKELIGRLLRWHAGAAGIAFTEMRTEG is encoded by the coding sequence ATGGCTTTTTTGAAATTTCGCCTTCGGGCGAAAAATGAGCTGGAGAAGGGCGGACGACGTAGAAAGCGGGAGAGCGGCAGGGATTGTCCGAACTGCCATCGTTTCCTCTCGGAGGAGGTGCTGTCCATGCGCCAGTTCGTCTGTGACTGCGGGTATCATTTTCGAATGAAGGCACGCCGGAGAATACAGCTCCTTGCGGACAGTGGGAGCTTCCGGGAATATTTCTCAGAGCTCTCCGCACAGGATCCGCTGGGATTTCCGGGCTATGCGGAGAAGCTGGAGAAGGCGAGGCTCCTGTCGGGAGAGGAGGAGGGCGTGGTCTGCGGCAGGGCGGAGATCGACGGGAATCCCTGCTTCCTCTTCGCGATGGAGGGGGAGTTCATGATGGGCTCCATGGGCAGTGTCGTGGGAGAGAAGATCACGAGACTTATGGAGGAGGCGACGAAGGAGCGGCTTCCGCTTGTAGGCTGTACCATGTCCGGCGGCGCACGGATGCAGGAGGGGCTCCTCTCTCTGATGCAGATGGCGAAGACTGCGGGGGCACTGAAAATACACAGTGATGCGGGGCTCTTCAGCCTGATGCTGCTCTGCAATCCGACGGCGGGGGGCGTCACGGCGAGCTTTGCGATGGGGGCGGATATCACCCTGGCTGAACCGGGTGCGACGATCTGTTTCGCCGGCGCGCGTGTCATAGAGGAAACGCTGCATAAGCCGCTCCCGAAGGGCTTTCAGACAGCAGAATTTCTGCTGGAGCACGGTTTTCTGGATGAAATCGTGGAGAGAGGGCAGGAAAAGGAGTTGATCGGCAGACTGCTTCGCTGGCATGCCGGCGCGGCGGGAATCGCTTTCACGGAGATGAGGACAGAGGGATGA
- the fabF gene encoding beta-ketoacyl-ACP synthase II, giving the protein MRRVVVSGLGAITPIGNNAGEAWESMKKGVCGIGRITRFDTTDYKTKVDAEVKGFDPSLYMDRQDIHRADLFTQYGVAAASQAVEDSGICGKVERERFGVYFGSGIGGILTYSEEQNKLISRGNRRVSPFLIPMMIANMAAAMIAIKHGCEGAVQPSVTACASSASAIGEAVRAIRHGYADAVISGGAEASICEIAVAGFSNMQALSSAEDPNAASLPFDRRHGGFVMGEGAAALLLEEYEHAKARGARIYGEVAGYGVSCDAYHITSPRPDAAGASRAMREAMEEAGYQEGELVYLNAHGTGTPMNDKLETLAVKKTFGERAQEVLISSTKSMTGHMLGAAGAVEAIAGLYAMNEGILPPTIHLLEQDPECDLHYIPNTAIQASPSLVLSNSLGFGGHNVCLAFRRA; this is encoded by the coding sequence ATGAGAAGAGTGGTAGTCAGCGGGCTGGGTGCGATCACACCGATCGGCAACAACGCAGGAGAAGCGTGGGAGAGCATGAAGAAGGGCGTGTGCGGCATCGGCCGCATTACCCGTTTCGATACGACGGACTACAAGACAAAGGTCGATGCGGAGGTGAAGGGCTTCGATCCGAGTCTCTACATGGATCGACAGGACATTCACCGTGCGGATCTTTTTACGCAGTATGGTGTGGCGGCGGCATCGCAGGCGGTGGAGGACAGCGGGATTTGCGGCAAGGTGGAGCGGGAGCGCTTCGGCGTTTACTTCGGCAGCGGCATCGGCGGCATTCTCACCTACAGCGAGGAGCAGAATAAGCTGATCAGCCGCGGAAACCGCAGAGTCTCTCCGTTTCTGATCCCGATGATGATCGCAAATATGGCGGCGGCGATGATCGCGATCAAGCATGGCTGCGAGGGGGCGGTGCAGCCCTCCGTGACTGCCTGCGCCTCCAGCGCCAGCGCCATCGGAGAGGCGGTTCGCGCCATTCGGCACGGCTATGCGGATGCGGTGATCAGCGGCGGTGCCGAGGCATCCATCTGCGAGATCGCAGTGGCAGGCTTCTCCAATATGCAGGCATTGTCCTCCGCAGAGGATCCGAACGCGGCATCTCTGCCGTTTGACAGACGGCACGGCGGCTTCGTCATGGGAGAGGGTGCGGCGGCGCTGCTGCTGGAGGAGTATGAGCACGCAAAGGCGCGCGGCGCGCGGATCTACGGTGAAGTCGCAGGCTACGGCGTGAGCTGCGATGCCTACCACATTACCTCACCACGGCCGGATGCAGCGGGCGCTTCCCGCGCGATGCGGGAGGCAATGGAGGAGGCCGGGTACCAGGAGGGGGAGCTGGTTTACCTCAATGCACATGGCACGGGGACACCGATGAATGACAAGCTCGAGACACTGGCGGTCAAGAAGACATTCGGAGAACGGGCACAGGAGGTGCTGATCAGCTCGACGAAGTCCATGACCGGGCATATGCTCGGTGCGGCGGGTGCGGTAGAGGCAATCGCGGGGCTCTATGCGATGAATGAAGGAATCCTCCCGCCGACCATCCATCTGCTGGAGCAGGATCCGGAGTGCGACCTGCATTATATTCCGAATACGGCGATACAGGCGTCGCCGTCTCTGGTGCTTTCCAACTCGCTTGGCTTCGGTGGACACAATGTCTGCCTTGCCTTCCGAAGGGCTTAA